CACATCGTTTGCGGCTGAAGCTTAACTGGATGTATCGAACATAATCTGCCGCAACTAGCCAACGACAACGCGCGTCGTGGCCCCTTTGGGAGCGGATATTGCGCCATAATCTTGTTCATTGCCGCTCCGACGGAACCCGAAGTCGTCCTCTACCGATGTTGAAAGTTCCTCCGATCTTGTGTAAGACTGACCTGCAGGCATGATTGACTAGTTGTGGTGATCTTGGTTGACATGCAAGCTGTACGTTGCCAAGGGGGTCGACGGTGATCTAGGTGCGTCTCACTGCCTGTCGATGCTACCTAGGCACATGCCACGAGGTTCTAAATAACGTGGGCGTTAATAAATATGGAAAATTCTGGAGGTCACTACCACCCTCAGAGTTACATTCACGTGGTTATATCTGCTCCGCATTTCAACTCTATAACTCGAGCGTGTTGCTACTATACAATTCCATCAAGTACACCTTTTTTGTCAACTCCAACTTAACCGGCTCTAAACTTACAAGAGTTTTTACTACATTTGTATACTTCAACATGTTTCCACTTCCCGCAGCAACCATCACCACTTCTCTGCCACACGATGTCCCAGTGGCAGAATCATTTACGCTGCCTCAACATGGCCCGATCGACACTCCATGGTTGACGGAAGAGCTCAAATATTTCGAGACATGCCTCCTTGTTCTCGATGTGCTCGAGTCATTTGGGACTCACATTAGCAAAGACCCGGCTTCCCCCTCGGGCAGATGGGCTGGCAAGCCCAAATTCCTTGGACATGTATATCACTGGGTCAGAAAGAACGAACCCATCCAGCTTACAATGCCGGCATTTCCATGCAAGAGTGTACGCATTTTATCTCTGCCATTATCAAATATCTTGATTCTTGCTAACGGTTTTATCTCACAAGGCCAACCGCGAAAACAAGGTCCTGGGTCACTTGCCCGATCTCGGTGAGGAGCTTGGTATGAGTCGCTTGAACGACATAGCTGTTGCCATTAAGAACGTCTACCAACCTGGTGCCTTGGTAAATATCGCGTCTGACGGTATTTTATTTAATGGTGAGTTCGATATTAATCCCCCGGGAGAAACTTCGTTATTAACCCACCACAGACATCATCGGTGTTAGTGACGAGGAGACTTGGGAGTATAGCGAAGAACTTCgcgccattgccaaagaGAAAAAACTCGACTACATAGTATTCCTCTATCCTCAGGTTTTGATTGGCATGATGCCCGCCAGTGAGATGACTCGGGAGAAATACATCTCGACGGCTGATGAGTGCCGTGCCTTGCTCGAAGCTCAACACGGAAGCACCCTCAAGGAGATTGAAGCTCTCATCAAGTCCGACTCGGACACTAATTCAACGTACTGTGGCATGGTCAAGTTTCTACAAACAGAGTTATTTGGCGCTCTGGCCGGCAAGAGCTACCGTGAACGACAAAAACTACAAAAGaactcggccaagaagatgatgCAGCGGTCGGAGGCATTTACACTCGCCATTCGTACTAATCGGTCCTTGGATGTTCGTCTGTCAATGCATCCCTCGTCCGGAGTGGCCAAGCTTTCAGTGGCCCTTGTTCCGTCACCAAAGGGCTTTTTCCAACGATCACCCTGGCACAGCTGTGTTGCTATTGACAGCGAGGGCGGCTACCACTGTGTCCATTCTGAAGAAGTCCGGGAGACGCATGAGCTCATGTACAAGGATAACCGACCATACTTTTTCATTGCCAAGGATGCCGTCCAGGTCGACAAGCCAGAAACCGTGACGGTTGTTGAGGCTGCAAATGCTGAGGCTGTTGTGGAGAAATCGGAAGTTCCTGCGGCTCCTCCGGCTACTGCGGCTCCTGCAAAGGCAGAACTTGTTCCGGTTGTCGAAAAGGAAGAGATTGTGACGGTCGTCGAGAATCCTGTTCCCACTGTTATTGAAAAGCAGGAAGCTGTGATGACGTTCACGAAGGAACAAGTTATTGCTACAACTACCGAAATTCAGGAAACCGCGACGTTTATCGAGGAGCAGCCTATTGCTACAATTCCTGAAAAGCAAGAGGATGTGACAGTTATTGAGGGGCAACCTATTGCTACAATTGCtgaaaagaaagaggtcGCGACGATTGCTCAGGAGCAACCTAGTGCTACAACTACcgaagagaaggaagccGAGACGTTTATTGAGGAGAAATCTATTGCTACATTTACGGAAAAGCAAGAAATCATCACGATTGTTGAGGAGCAAACTACTGTTACGTCCAACAGTCAAGATGCCGCGACGGCTCCAGACAGCAAGCAAAATGTCGTAGAGGCTGACGCCGAAATTCCGACAGCTGACCCTAAACTTCCATCTAATATGCTGGATGGTGAGTCATTTCCGTCAGCTGCTGTCTTGGCATAGTCTCGTGACTGAAAGATGAAACCATCCGAAAGGAGGTAGAAGGATATTCGTCATTTTGCTGGTCGCCACCATAGTAGCTAGTATACCAACTATATTAACAGGGAAAAAGGCGCGGGGCTGACGTGTAGTCTAGAGATATTTAGCAATACTTTGGAAATCATACGATATGGTACATGAATTggagttttattttattttttattttttttattacaaATACTAAACGGGCATGGGCTCTGCGTGGCGCCATTTACTGAGCCGTCTCAGGACATTACAAGAACTAGACAGAAATTGCACACGGATTAGCATGGGTATTTTTAGATGGTTCGGAATAAATTAGCATGATCTGACAAGGCCGTCTTTCTAACATGGAAAGTGTTTAAGGCATCACAAACTACTCCATGTAAAGCCATTCTGTAAACATGTTTGAATCTATGAATTACCGCGAAGCATGTGTAAACTCTACATCATAGATACTCTATCACGCCATTCGCTGCAAGCAAAACTTTTCTGGTGGCTGTGGCCCTGCGCTCGACCAGCCCTCTATACCTTGACCATTTTAAACCCAGCTTTCCAAGCTCTGACTATGATAAACAAGGCACTTGAGACCAAACATGCGACACCACCGAATATCCAGAGACCGTTAAAATTATCGCCGCCGGCACTAGCAAGTATGCCACCACCGCCTGGCCCGCCGACAAAAACGCCCAGACCAATGATGCCAAATGCCATGCCCATTCGTGTACCAATCTTGGCGCGGTCTTGGGTGAGTCGAATAATGCAGACTGGAGGCAGAGCGATGAATATACCCGAGAAGAATCCAAAGAGAATCGCTAGAATGACGACGCTGGCAACGGACTTTGCACCAAGCATGCCAAAGATGATGACACTAACAACCACAGCACCTGGACCGATGAGGTTGAAAGCCCCGGTCTTGTCAGAAATTGCGTTGGGAATGGTGCGCCCAAAAATGGAGGCTGCGTTGAGAATCGTCACGATATAAAATGACAGAGCCGTCGACGTGATGTGCCTGGCCTTGGTATAATACGACAGATAGAAGAACATGGTATAGAGACCCATGAAGCCAATCAGAGTGGCCAGGGTAAAAACAAGAAAGGGCCAATCCGTTAGGGCAGAAGTATCGAGTAGAGCACGCGCCTTGGACGGCTTCACACGCATCTTCATGACCAAGTTGGGGATGGAGAGTGTGGCCAAGGCGATGAAGCCGAGGACGCGGACGCTCCACCCAAAACCAATGTCGTTGATGAGCTTGTAGAAAACAACGGGATAGATCATGCCACCTATACTTGATCCCGAAGCTGCAAGGCCAATGGCGAGGCCGAGTCGCGTGTTGAAGTAGGTGGGCAAAATGGCCACGGCGGGCACGTAAATGAGGCCCGACCCAAGACCAATACACACGCCTTGGGCCAGGACGACTTGCCAGTAATCAGTGGCTAGACTTAGCATCATGTTGCCAAAGACGACCAGAAATGACCCAACGAGCAGTAGAGCCCGTAGGTGTCCACGATCGTAAATGGGTCCGGAGAGGAAGCCCGTAAACAGGACGAGAAAGGCCTGGATGGAGCCAATCCACGAGATGTTGGACGAAGTCTGTGTGAATAGAGTGCCGGAGCTGTAAAAGGTTTGAAAGGCTCCAAACGTGTTGAGGATGCCCCAGGTGTTGAAGTACAGCATAAACGCTCCGAGGACGTGTAGCCAAGCCTGGACGCCGCCATTGGGGATATCGGTCGCGGGATCCGCAGGtggcattggcggcggcgatggcgggAGCGTcttttcctcatcatcgccagAGATGTCGGGTGTTTTGATAGtgtctgcagccatggcggcgatggttTGCGCAACAAGACGTTTGGCTCGGTGAAGGAGAATCTACTCGTGTGACCGACGAGATGCTTGCATGTGGTGGTTTGGCACTCTTGTGGAAGAGCACAGCAAGGAAGGAACAAAGCCGCCAAGCAAAGAAACTGACAAGATGAcgcaaagggaaaaaaaaaaagagacaaaaCGCCCGCGGCGAGGACGTGGCGAATTAGTCAGATTTGATTCACTCAACAGCCCTGCTTGTGCAGTAGCTTGAAATGAGGTCGACGCTCAATGTAACCGCGCGGGCTATTCGGCCGTAAGAAACCCCATATTTTCTCCGTTCCCTCCTCCTTGCCCATTTCGATGCGAGGATGACAGGGCCCAGATAATAAGCATTCGACGGGGACAATTGCCAAGGACCAAAGGGCCCCGACCGGCTGAATGTACCTCCCGTGTACTTTGGAATCTGACCGTGATGGCCACACGCCTTGCATTTTCGCTTCCCTCACCCCCCGAGCAGATCGATGCTAAACTTCGAGTACTCAGTTGATTATTGCCTCAAGTGGGCTGTTGTTGAAAACCGCCAGACTCAAGTGCGCCAACGCGAGCAGATGGCTCGGACATGGAATTAGCAGCACTCCATGCAGTCAGCAATGAGGACGGCTGCAGGGATATCATGGCGCAATACGGCGCAAATCGCATGttttgccgccgaggctcGTCAGCTGCTTTGGGTAGTGGCCGGTTTGAAGCCATGAGCTTTTTGAAGCCATGAGCTGACATGGCTACTTGCTTCCTATGCGAGTccggcaaggccatgatTTAAGGGCACTGAAACACAATTATGCCTGCCAAGTGTGTCTTAAGCGCCTCCCAGTCTTGTACGACGTAGACCAAACTCGttccgccatggctgcttcCAATCTACCGCCCGAGATGGCGAATGGCGCGCCTTCGCAAACCGCCGTCAACCCCAACCTGCCGCCTGCTACGGCCAGTCTCTCGTACTGGCAGCGAACTACACGAGCATTCAAGTACTTGAATCACAATCAGACAAACACTCCCCCCGCCTCTACTACGTATGCCATTATCGGCTCCGGCTTGGCAGGAGCCTTGGTAGCATACAATCTCCTCGAACGCGGCGTGCAAGGCGAGGAAATCCTCATCCTCGAAGCTCGCGAGGCCGTTTCTGGATCGACTGGCCGCAATGCCGGCCACGTTCGACCAGATGCTTTCCGCAACTTCTCGGGCTATCAGGCCTTCCATGGCAGCG
The Metarhizium brunneum chromosome 7, complete sequence genome window above contains:
- the xanB_2 gene encoding Isocyanide synthase xanB → MFPLPAATITTSLPHDVPVAESFTLPQHGPIDTPWLTEELKYFETCLLVLDVLESFGTHISKDPASPSGRWAGKPKFLGHVYHWVRKNEPIQLTMPAFPCKSANRENKVLGHLPDLGEELGMSRLNDIAVAIKNVYQPGALVNIASDGILFNDIIGVSDEETWEYSEELRAIAKEKKLDYIVFLYPQVLIGMMPASEMTREKYISTADECRALLEAQHGSTLKEIEALIKSDSDTNSTYCGMVKFLQTELFGALAGKSYRERQKLQKNSAKKMMQRSEAFTLAIRTNRSLDVRLSMHPSSGVAKLSVALVPSPKGFFQRSPWHSCVAIDSEGGYHCVHSEEVRETHELMYKDNRPYFFIAKDAVQVDKPETVTVVEAANAEAVVEKSEVPAAPPATAAPAKAELVPVVEKEEIVTVVENPVPTVIEKQEAVMTFTKEQVIATTTEIQETATFIEEQPIATIPEKQEDVTVIEGQPIATIAEKKEVATIAQEQPSATTTEEKEAETFIEEKSIATFTEKQEIITIVEEQTTVTSNSQDAATAPDSKQNVVEADAEIPTADPKLPSNMLDGESFPSAAVLA
- the apdF_6 gene encoding Aspyridones efflux protein apdF, whose amino-acid sequence is MAADTIKTPDISGDDEEKTLPPSPPPMPPADPATDIPNGGVQAWLHVLGAFMLYFNTWGILNTFGAFQTFYSSGTLFTQTSSNISWIGSIQAFLVLFTGFLSGPIYDRGHLRALLLVGSFLVVFGNMMLSLATDYWQVVLAQGVCIGLGSGLIYVPAVAILPTYFNTRLGLAIGLAASGSSIGGMIYPVVFYKLINDIGFGWSVRVLGFIALATLSIPNLVMKMRVKPSKARALLDTSALTDWPFLVFTLATLIGFMGLYTMFFYLSYYTKARHITSTALSFYIVTILNAASIFGRTIPNAISDKTGAFNLIGPGAVVVSVIIFGMLGAKSVASVVILAILFGFFSGIFIALPPVCIIRLTQDRAKIGTRMGMAFGIIGLGVFVGGPGGGGILASAGGDNFNGLWIFGGVACLVSSALFIIVRAWKAGFKMVKV